From a region of the Streptomyces venezuelae genome:
- a CDS encoding SDR family NAD(P)-dependent oxidoreductase, with product MTTTLHGVALVTGGSRGIGAEIARTLAAHGADVAITYRSNKEQAEEVAGQVRALGRRAVAVEADAADAGAVTAAVDRVVRELGPVRILVNNAGYADMTCPPLAEVPLATLDRTLDINVRGAFLTAQAVSRSMPDGGRIVNIGSCLATQVPAAGFTPYSMSKAAVHGLTVGLARDLGDRAITVNQVAPGSVDTDMNPADGPSADFQRGLNVFGRYGRAAEIASAVLYLASDEASFVTGTTLTVDGGANA from the coding sequence GTGACGACCACTCTCCACGGCGTGGCCCTGGTGACCGGCGGCTCCCGCGGCATCGGCGCCGAGATCGCCCGTACGCTCGCCGCCCACGGCGCCGACGTCGCGATCACCTACCGCTCGAACAAGGAACAGGCCGAAGAGGTCGCCGGGCAGGTACGGGCCCTCGGGCGCCGTGCCGTGGCCGTCGAGGCCGACGCCGCCGACGCCGGGGCCGTGACGGCCGCGGTGGACCGGGTCGTGCGCGAACTCGGCCCGGTCCGCATCCTCGTCAACAACGCCGGGTACGCGGACATGACCTGCCCGCCGCTCGCCGAGGTGCCGCTGGCCACCCTCGACCGGACCCTGGACATCAACGTCCGCGGCGCCTTCCTCACCGCGCAGGCCGTCTCCCGGTCCATGCCCGACGGCGGCCGCATCGTCAACATCGGCTCCTGCCTCGCCACGCAGGTCCCCGCCGCCGGCTTCACCCCGTACTCCATGTCGAAGGCGGCGGTCCACGGCCTGACCGTGGGCCTCGCCCGCGACCTGGGCGACCGTGCCATCACCGTCAACCAGGTGGCGCCCGGCTCCGTCGACACCGACATGAACCCCGCCGACGGTCCGTCCGCCGACTTCCAGCGCGGCCTGAACGTCTTCGGCCGCTACGGCCGGGCCGCGGAGATCGCGAGCGCGGTCCTCTACCTGGCCAGCGACGAGGCCTCGTTCGTCACCGGCACCACGCTGACCGTCGACGGCGGCGCCAACGCCTGA
- a CDS encoding enoyl-CoA hydratase family protein, giving the protein MGVSTASPDKGIALVTVDFPPVNALPVQGWYDLADALRAAGRDPGIRCVVLTAEGRGFNAGVDIKEMQRDTGHAALIGANRGCYEAFAAVYECEVPVVAAVHGFCLGGGIGLAGNADAIVASEDATFGLPELDRGALGAATHLARLVPQHLMRALYYTSRTATAAELHAHGSVWKVVPRTELRAAALELAAEIARKDGCLIRLAKAAINGIDPVDVRRSYRFEQGFTFEANLSGVADRVRDTFGTGERA; this is encoded by the coding sequence ATGGGTGTCTCCACCGCAAGCCCCGACAAGGGCATCGCACTCGTCACAGTCGACTTCCCACCCGTCAACGCGCTCCCGGTACAGGGCTGGTACGACCTCGCCGACGCCCTGCGGGCGGCCGGCCGCGACCCCGGGATCCGGTGCGTCGTCCTCACCGCCGAGGGCCGCGGCTTCAACGCCGGAGTGGACATCAAGGAGATGCAGCGCGACACGGGACACGCGGCGCTGATCGGCGCCAACCGGGGCTGCTACGAGGCCTTCGCCGCCGTCTACGAGTGCGAGGTGCCGGTCGTCGCGGCCGTGCACGGGTTCTGCCTGGGCGGCGGGATCGGACTGGCCGGCAACGCCGACGCCATCGTCGCCTCCGAGGACGCCACCTTCGGGCTGCCCGAGCTGGACCGGGGCGCGCTCGGCGCCGCCACCCACCTGGCGCGGCTGGTCCCGCAGCACCTGATGCGCGCGCTGTACTACACCTCGCGCACCGCGACCGCCGCCGAACTCCACGCCCACGGCTCGGTCTGGAAGGTGGTCCCGCGCACGGAGCTGCGCGCCGCCGCCCTGGAGCTGGCCGCCGAGATCGCGCGGAAGGACGGCTGCCTGATCCGGCTCGCCAAGGCGGCCATCAACGGGATCGACCCCGTGGACGTGCGCCGCAGCTACCGCTTCGAGCAGGGCTTCACCTTCGAGGCCAACCTGAGCGGGGTGGCCGACCGGGTCCGCGACACCTTCGGGACAGGAGAGCGCGCATGA
- a CDS encoding SDR family oxidoreductase — protein MELDGRVVVVTGGTRGVGAGIARSFLAAGADVVVCARRPPDEEVAAAGKAAAFTPVDLRDPAAVHEFFGAVAGRYGRLDCLVNNAGGTPYRLLGEGAAQRHARVVELNLLAPMTASLAAYPWLREAAGSVVMIGSVSGTRPSPGTAAYGAAKAGLEHLARSMAVEWAPEVRVNSLVLGMVRTELAHLHYGDETGIASVGATVPLGRLADPSDVGEAAVFLASARAAYVSGASLLVHGGGERPAFLDAATVNKES, from the coding sequence ATGGAGCTCGACGGGAGGGTCGTCGTCGTCACCGGAGGAACCCGGGGCGTCGGCGCCGGCATCGCCCGGTCGTTCCTCGCGGCCGGCGCGGACGTGGTCGTCTGCGCCCGGCGCCCACCGGACGAGGAGGTGGCGGCGGCCGGCAAGGCCGCCGCCTTCACCCCGGTCGACCTGCGCGACCCCGCTGCCGTGCACGAGTTCTTCGGTGCGGTCGCGGGCCGGTACGGGCGGCTCGACTGCCTCGTCAACAACGCGGGCGGCACCCCGTACCGGCTGCTGGGCGAGGGCGCGGCACAGCGCCACGCGCGCGTCGTCGAACTCAACCTGCTCGCGCCGATGACCGCCTCGCTCGCGGCCTACCCCTGGCTGCGGGAAGCGGCCGGCTCGGTGGTCATGATCGGCAGCGTCAGCGGGACCCGCCCCTCACCTGGGACGGCCGCGTACGGCGCCGCCAAGGCCGGGCTGGAGCACCTGGCCCGGTCCATGGCCGTCGAATGGGCTCCCGAGGTACGGGTCAACTCCCTGGTCCTCGGCATGGTGCGGACCGAACTGGCCCACCTGCACTACGGAGACGAGACCGGCATCGCCTCGGTCGGCGCCACCGTCCCGCTGGGGCGGCTGGCGGACCCCTCGGACGTGGGGGAGGCGGCGGTGTTCCTGGCCTCGGCCCGGGCGGCGTACGTGAGCGGCGCGAGCCTGCTGGTGCACGGGGGCGGGGAGCGCCCGGCGTTCCTGGATGCGGCAACTGTCAACAAGGAGAGCTGA
- a CDS encoding TetR/AcrR family transcriptional regulator, which translates to MQTLSRRERLRIETTAEIKEVALALLASGDVAGITLRGIAREMGMTAAALYGYFDTRDDLLATLAADTYNRLADQQELARDALPEEATAARLLAVADTFREWARTRPAEFRLTYGDSSPGYAPTHDAVVAAARRCCMILLGLVDAAWPAAPEQLKRAEAQWSDFVPSLAALARECFPHLPPQALLASLRVWGRMYGPVALEVYRQFGPEANPRVLFQAEMDSALEMLGLEQPRPGGAGS; encoded by the coding sequence ATGCAGACCCTGTCGCGCCGTGAACGTCTCCGGATCGAGACCACCGCCGAGATCAAGGAGGTGGCGCTCGCGCTGCTCGCCTCCGGTGACGTCGCCGGGATCACGCTGCGCGGCATCGCGCGCGAGATGGGCATGACCGCCGCGGCCCTGTACGGCTACTTCGACACCCGCGACGATCTGCTCGCCACGCTGGCGGCCGACACGTACAACCGGCTCGCCGACCAGCAGGAGCTGGCCCGTGACGCGCTCCCCGAGGAGGCGACCGCGGCCCGGCTCCTCGCGGTCGCGGACACCTTCCGGGAGTGGGCCCGTACCCGCCCGGCGGAGTTCCGCCTGACCTACGGGGACAGCTCGCCGGGGTACGCGCCGACCCACGACGCCGTCGTGGCGGCCGCCCGCCGGTGCTGCATGATCCTCCTGGGCCTGGTCGACGCCGCCTGGCCCGCCGCCCCCGAGCAGCTCAAGCGGGCCGAGGCGCAGTGGAGCGACTTCGTCCCCTCCCTCGCGGCCCTGGCCCGCGAGTGCTTCCCCCACCTGCCGCCGCAGGCGCTGCTGGCCTCGCTGCGGGTGTGGGGCCGCATGTACGGCCCCGTCGCGCTGGAGGTGTACCGGCAGTTCGGCCCCGAGGCCAACCCCCGGGTGCTGTTCCAGGCGGAGATGGACTCGGCCCTGGAGATGCTCGGCCTGGAGCAGCCCCGGCCGGGCGGGGCCGGTTCCTGA
- a CDS encoding CoA-transferase subunit beta, whose protein sequence is MTTTDATPTAPRAVSRAEYCVIACAEAWRDNGEVLASPMGLVPSFGARLAKRTFSPDLLLTDGEAMLVGLDGTAEGWLPYRRHLTMVTGGRRHVMMGASQIDRFGNQNISCIGDWERPARQLLGVRGAPVNTLNNPVSYWVPKHSKRVFVERVDMVSGVGYDRAEAAGVTRFHRLPRVVSDLGVFDFAGPGHSMRLASLHPGVTVEDVLAATGFEPAITGEVPYTREPTAGELRLIREVIDPQGLRDREVRV, encoded by the coding sequence GTGACGACGACCGACGCCACCCCCACCGCCCCGCGTGCCGTCTCCCGGGCCGAGTACTGCGTGATCGCCTGCGCCGAGGCCTGGCGCGACAACGGCGAGGTGCTCGCCAGCCCGATGGGTCTGGTCCCCTCCTTCGGGGCCAGGCTCGCGAAGCGGACCTTCTCCCCGGACCTGCTGCTGACCGACGGCGAGGCGATGCTCGTCGGGCTGGACGGCACGGCCGAGGGCTGGCTCCCGTACCGGCGTCACCTGACGATGGTCACCGGAGGGCGGCGGCACGTGATGATGGGCGCCAGCCAGATCGACCGGTTCGGCAATCAGAACATCTCGTGCATCGGCGACTGGGAGCGGCCGGCCCGCCAGCTCCTCGGGGTGCGCGGCGCTCCCGTGAACACCCTCAACAATCCCGTGAGTTACTGGGTTCCCAAGCACTCGAAGCGGGTGTTCGTCGAGCGCGTCGACATGGTCAGCGGGGTCGGCTACGACCGTGCGGAGGCGGCCGGGGTGACCCGCTTCCACCGGCTGCCCCGGGTGGTCAGCGATCTCGGCGTCTTCGACTTCGCCGGGCCGGGTCACTCGATGCGGCTGGCCTCCCTGCACCCCGGCGTCACCGTCGAGGACGTCCTGGCGGCGACCGGCTTCGAGCCGGCGATCACCGGCGAGGTCCCGTACACGCGCGAACCGACCGCCGGGGAGCTGCGGCTGATCCGCGAGGTGATCGACCCCCAGGGGCTGCGCGACCGTGAAGTGCGGGTCTGA
- a CDS encoding CoA transferase subunit A — translation MTDKSMTPEEVVGQLHSGMTVGIGGWGSRRKPMALVRALLRSEITDLTVISYGGPDVGLLAAAGRIRRLVAPFATLDSIPLEPHFRAARERAAFTLTELDEAMFMWGLHAAANRLPFLPVRAGLGSDVMRVNPELRTVLSPYDDGEELVAVPALRMDAALVHLNRADRLGNAQYLGPDPYFDDLFCEAADAAYVSCEQLVETAELTKSGPPQSLLVSRHSVTGVVETPNGAHFTSCVPDYDRDEAFQKLYAATPWDEFSARFLSGAGEHDYQLAVRTWHEEQQ, via the coding sequence ATGACCGACAAGTCCATGACCCCCGAAGAGGTGGTCGGGCAGCTGCACAGCGGGATGACCGTCGGCATCGGCGGATGGGGGTCCCGGCGCAAGCCCATGGCCCTGGTGCGCGCACTGCTCCGGTCCGAGATCACCGACCTCACCGTGATCTCCTACGGTGGCCCCGACGTCGGCCTGCTGGCCGCCGCCGGCCGGATCCGCAGACTGGTCGCCCCCTTCGCCACCCTCGACTCCATCCCGCTGGAGCCGCACTTCCGGGCCGCACGCGAACGTGCCGCCTTCACCCTCACCGAGCTCGACGAGGCCATGTTCATGTGGGGCCTGCACGCCGCCGCGAACCGGCTCCCCTTCCTGCCGGTACGCGCCGGCCTCGGTTCCGACGTGATGCGGGTCAACCCGGAGCTGCGCACGGTGCTCTCCCCCTACGACGACGGCGAGGAGCTCGTCGCCGTCCCCGCCCTGCGCATGGACGCCGCACTGGTCCACCTCAACCGCGCAGACCGCCTGGGCAACGCCCAGTACCTGGGCCCGGACCCGTACTTCGACGACCTCTTCTGCGAGGCCGCCGACGCCGCCTACGTCTCCTGCGAGCAGCTCGTCGAGACGGCCGAGCTCACCAAGTCCGGCCCCCCGCAGTCCCTCCTCGTCAGCCGGCACTCCGTGACCGGGGTCGTGGAGACCCCGAACGGCGCGCACTTCACCTCCTGCGTCCCCGACTACGACCGGGACGAGGCCTTCCAGAAGCTGTACGCGGCCACCCCCTGGGACGAGTTCTCGGCCCGCTTCCTGTCCGGGGCGGGCGAGCACGACTACCAGCTGGCCGTCCGGACCTGGCACGAGGAGCAGCAGTGA
- a CDS encoding amino acid permease, producing MTAQGEQAFRNRHLTMMAMGGAVGTGLFVGSAQSIRAAGPAVLVSYALAGLLVLLVMRMLGEMVAARPMSGSFADYARLALGEWAGFTVGWLYWYAFVAIVAVEAIAGGQIVHGWLPQVPAWVCSLFLLGGLTAVNLRSSRAFGNAEFWFAVVKIAAILAFLALGTAYLLGDGPAGPPLGNLTAYGGFAPHGLGPVLTATVGVVFAFGGTEIVAVAAAECPDPGRAVARATRQIVWRILVFFLGSVLLVLAIVPWPEITGGESPYVSALTRIGVPFAGTAMSTVILTALLSVLGSTLYASSRMLATLAGHGDAPRWAAAPRRAVLLGTVAGCGAVAAQAVSPERAFPFLLDSTGAVLIIMYLGIAVSQFVLRIRAERTAPAPPAFRMWGFPYLTLLVVAAFSAILCSMLFTAQTRPRLLMSLGTLAVVLVACALTRAAKATRAAKARRRAAELRFVNTVR from the coding sequence GTGACGGCACAGGGCGAGCAGGCGTTCCGCAACCGTCACCTGACCATGATGGCGATGGGCGGCGCGGTCGGCACCGGGCTCTTCGTCGGTTCGGCGCAGAGCATCCGGGCCGCCGGCCCCGCCGTCCTCGTCAGCTACGCGCTGGCCGGGCTGCTGGTGCTGCTGGTCATGCGGATGCTCGGGGAGATGGTCGCCGCCCGCCCGATGTCCGGGTCCTTCGCCGACTACGCCCGCCTCGCCCTCGGCGAGTGGGCGGGGTTCACGGTCGGCTGGCTCTACTGGTACGCCTTCGTCGCCATCGTGGCCGTCGAGGCGATCGCGGGCGGCCAGATCGTGCACGGCTGGCTGCCGCAGGTACCGGCCTGGGTGTGCAGCCTGTTCCTGCTCGGGGGGCTGACGGCGGTGAACCTCCGCTCCTCGCGCGCCTTCGGGAACGCCGAGTTCTGGTTCGCGGTCGTCAAGATCGCCGCGATCCTCGCCTTCCTGGCCCTGGGGACCGCCTACCTGCTGGGGGACGGCCCTGCGGGGCCGCCGCTGGGGAACCTCACGGCGTACGGAGGTTTCGCCCCGCACGGCCTCGGCCCGGTCCTCACCGCCACCGTCGGTGTCGTCTTCGCCTTCGGCGGTACCGAGATCGTGGCCGTCGCGGCCGCCGAGTGCCCCGACCCGGGCCGGGCGGTGGCCCGCGCCACCCGCCAGATCGTGTGGCGGATCCTCGTGTTCTTCCTCGGCTCGGTCCTGCTGGTGCTCGCGATCGTGCCCTGGCCGGAGATCACCGGCGGCGAGAGCCCGTATGTGAGCGCCCTGACCCGAATCGGGGTCCCGTTCGCCGGAACCGCCATGAGCACGGTGATCCTGACCGCGCTGCTGTCGGTGCTCGGCTCCACGCTCTACGCCTCCTCGCGCATGCTGGCCACCCTCGCCGGGCACGGCGACGCGCCCCGGTGGGCGGCGGCACCCCGGCGTGCGGTCCTGCTCGGAACCGTGGCGGGCTGCGGGGCCGTCGCGGCCCAGGCGGTCAGTCCCGAGCGGGCGTTCCCGTTCCTGCTCGACTCGACCGGCGCGGTGCTGATCATCATGTACCTGGGGATCGCCGTCTCCCAGTTCGTCCTGCGGATCCGCGCCGAGCGCACCGCGCCCGCACCGCCCGCCTTCCGCATGTGGGGCTTCCCGTACCTGACGCTGCTGGTCGTCGCGGCGTTCTCGGCGATCCTGTGCTCCATGCTCTTCACCGCGCAGACCCGTCCCCGGCTGCTGATGAGCCTGGGCACGCTCGCCGTGGTGCTGGTGGCGTGCGCCCTCACGAGAGCCGCGAAGGCCACGAGGGCCGCGAAGGCCCGGAGGAGGGCTGCCGAGTTGCGGTTCGTCAACACGGTAAGGTAA
- a CDS encoding NAD(P)H-dependent flavin oxidoreductase: MRTAFTELVGVEHPVVQTGMGWVAGPRLVSGAANAGALGILASATMTLDQLRSAVREVKSRTPEGTPFGVNLRADAGDAAERAQLIIDEGVRVASFALAPSRELIGRLKDAGVVVIPSIGARRHAEKVAAWGADAVIVQGGEGGGHTGDVATTVLLPQVVDAVDIPVIAAGGFSDGRGLVAALSYGAAGIAMGTRFLLTSDSTVPDAVKAEYLKATVKDVTVTTAVDGLPHRMLRTELVDSLERAGRARALLRAVRHAAGFRKLSGLSWPQMVRDGLAMKHGKDLSWSQVLLAANTPMLLKASMVEGRTDLGVMASGQVAGMIDDLPSCAELVSRVMAEAQQAIEALEALHSLRTLPPPG, translated from the coding sequence ATACGGACGGCCTTCACCGAGCTGGTCGGGGTCGAGCACCCCGTCGTACAGACGGGCATGGGCTGGGTCGCCGGCCCCCGCCTGGTGTCGGGCGCGGCGAACGCGGGGGCGCTGGGCATCCTGGCCTCGGCCACGATGACCCTGGACCAGCTGCGTTCGGCGGTCCGCGAGGTGAAGTCCCGCACTCCGGAGGGGACTCCGTTCGGGGTCAACCTGCGGGCGGACGCGGGGGACGCGGCCGAGCGCGCCCAGCTGATCATCGACGAGGGGGTACGGGTCGCCTCCTTCGCGCTGGCGCCCTCCAGGGAGCTGATCGGACGGCTCAAGGACGCGGGCGTGGTCGTCATCCCGTCGATCGGGGCCCGGCGGCACGCCGAGAAGGTGGCCGCGTGGGGGGCCGACGCGGTGATCGTGCAGGGCGGCGAGGGCGGCGGCCACACGGGGGACGTGGCCACGACGGTGCTGCTGCCGCAGGTCGTGGACGCCGTGGACATCCCGGTGATCGCGGCGGGCGGCTTCAGCGACGGGCGCGGCCTGGTCGCGGCCCTGTCGTACGGGGCCGCGGGCATCGCCATGGGCACCCGGTTCCTGCTGACCTCGGACTCGACCGTCCCGGACGCCGTGAAGGCCGAGTACCTGAAGGCCACGGTCAAGGACGTCACCGTCACCACGGCCGTCGACGGGCTGCCGCACCGCATGCTCCGTACCGAGCTGGTCGACTCGCTGGAGCGGGCGGGCCGTGCCCGGGCGCTGCTCCGGGCGGTGCGGCACGCGGCCGGCTTCCGGAAGCTGTCCGGGCTGAGCTGGCCGCAGATGGTCCGCGACGGCCTCGCGATGAAACACGGCAAGGACCTGTCCTGGAGCCAGGTCCTGCTCGCCGCGAACACCCCGATGCTCCTCAAGGCGTCCATGGTCGAGGGCCGTACGGACCTCGGCGTCATGGCATCGGGCCAGGTCGCGGGGATGATCGACGACCTTCCGTCCTGTGCGGAGCTCGTCTCCCGCGTCATGGCCGAAGCACAACAGGCAATCGAAGCACTCGAAGCACTGCACTCGCTCCGCACCCTGCCACCACCAGGGTGA
- a CDS encoding VOC family protein, with protein sequence MAVTPTPQKITTFLMFEGRAEEAMGFYVSLFDDAQVLAISRYGPGETGPGAGPEGTVRHATFSLAGQQLMCIDSPAEHAFGFTPAVSLYVQCEDEAEIDRLYGALAEQGQELMPLGSYGFSHRFGWVNDRFGVSWQLNLAAPPSAAA encoded by the coding sequence ATGGCCGTCACACCGACCCCGCAGAAGATCACCACGTTTCTGATGTTCGAGGGACGGGCCGAGGAAGCCATGGGCTTCTACGTCTCGCTGTTCGACGACGCGCAGGTGCTCGCCATCAGCCGCTACGGCCCCGGCGAGACCGGACCCGGGGCCGGGCCCGAGGGAACCGTGCGCCACGCGACGTTCTCCCTGGCCGGACAGCAGCTCATGTGCATCGACAGCCCGGCCGAGCACGCCTTCGGCTTCACGCCCGCGGTGTCCCTGTACGTCCAGTGCGAGGACGAGGCCGAGATCGACCGCCTCTACGGCGCGCTCGCCGAACAGGGCCAGGAGCTCATGCCCCTGGGCTCGTACGGATTCAGCCACCGGTTCGGCTGGGTGAACGACCGCTTCGGCGTCTCCTGGCAGCTGAACCTGGCGGCCCCGCCCAGCGCGGCCGCGTGA
- a CDS encoding SDR family oxidoreductase, with amino-acid sequence MAGLCEGRVVIVTGAGRGLGRAHALAFAAEGAKVVVNDLGVGLDGLPGPDGPAAHVVREIEALGGQALAHGGDIATPAGADSLVTAAVDTFGRLDTLVNNAGFLRDRMLVNLDEDDWDAVMRVHLKGHFLPLRSAAAWWRAEAKAGRPAAARVVNTSSGAGLLGSVGQGNYSAAKAGILGLTMVAAQEMGPYGVQVNAIAPAARTRMTERTFAETMAAPEEGGFDAMAPENVSPLVVWLGAEASAGVTGRVFEAEGGRITVMEGWRPGPTADRGARWTPAEAGKATLELLAEARTPLPVYGAR; translated from the coding sequence ATGGCGGGACTGTGCGAAGGCCGGGTCGTGATCGTGACGGGCGCGGGGCGGGGGCTGGGACGGGCCCATGCGCTGGCCTTCGCCGCGGAGGGGGCGAAGGTCGTCGTCAACGACCTCGGGGTCGGGCTCGACGGGCTGCCCGGGCCGGACGGCCCCGCGGCACACGTGGTCCGGGAGATCGAGGCACTGGGCGGGCAGGCACTCGCGCACGGCGGGGACATCGCCACACCGGCGGGGGCGGACTCGCTGGTGACGGCGGCCGTGGACACCTTCGGGCGCCTGGACACCCTCGTCAACAACGCGGGCTTCCTGCGGGACCGGATGCTCGTCAACCTGGACGAGGACGACTGGGACGCGGTCATGCGGGTCCACCTGAAGGGCCACTTCCTCCCGCTGAGGTCGGCGGCCGCGTGGTGGCGGGCGGAGGCGAAGGCGGGCCGGCCCGCGGCCGCCCGGGTCGTCAACACCTCCTCCGGCGCCGGCCTGCTGGGCTCCGTCGGCCAGGGCAACTACAGCGCGGCCAAGGCCGGGATCCTCGGCCTCACCATGGTCGCGGCGCAGGAGATGGGACCCTACGGCGTCCAGGTCAACGCGATCGCCCCCGCGGCACGGACCCGGATGACGGAGCGGACCTTCGCCGAGACCATGGCCGCCCCCGAGGAGGGCGGCTTCGACGCGATGGCCCCCGAGAACGTCTCCCCGCTGGTGGTGTGGCTGGGGGCGGAGGCCTCGGCCGGAGTCACGGGCCGCGTCTTCGAGGCGGAGGGCGGCCGGATCACCGTGATGGAGGGCTGGCGGCCGGGCCCCACCGCGGACCGGGGCGCGCGCTGGACCCCGGCGGAAGCCGGAAAGGCCACCCTGGAACTCCTCGCGGAGGCACGGACTCCGCTCCCCGTGTACGGCGCGCGGTAG
- a CDS encoding FAD-binding oxidoreductase, protein MPHPDRRGFLAASAVVVGAGTAGTLTTAPASAATAPGAAGPKILPSDARYPSLRTGINRRYAADPEHVKMVRSARDAEDALREAIARRKRISVRSGGHCLADFTCNPEVEVLLDFSEMTGVGYDERRRAFHVEPGAHLMAVYEALYKGWGVTLPGGVCHSVGAGGHISGGGYGLLSRDFGLVVDHLYAVEVVVPGAGGRPRTIVATREADDPHRELWWAHTGGGGGNFGLVTRYWFRTPGTGHAPPERQLPVPPATLHACAIDLSWDELTEDRFVRLLRNYGSWHERNSGPGSPGRHLSTLFNANARRFGSLAHYAQSSSRATLDAYLAALLDGTGLTPRPVDRPSGELAAMPNLFTPRELPWLDAARMVGSPNPVWANPLARVGLKSAYHRRGFTLHQLQAAYRHLSRTDNPDTSLVLLSFGGAINAHGEADTAAAQRDSVFKVLYQSIWSAPQDDEPETNRLRAFYGDVYAETGGVPATGGVTDGCYINYPDTDLADPAVNTSGIPWHELFYKGNYERLRAVKRRYDPHAVLRHKLSVAP, encoded by the coding sequence ATGCCGCATCCGGACCGCCGCGGATTCCTCGCCGCCTCGGCCGTCGTGGTGGGCGCCGGGACAGCCGGCACCCTCACCACCGCCCCCGCTTCCGCCGCCACCGCCCCCGGGGCGGCGGGCCCGAAGATCCTGCCCTCCGACGCCCGCTACCCCTCGCTCCGGACGGGCATCAACCGGCGCTACGCGGCCGACCCCGAGCACGTCAAGATGGTCCGCTCGGCCCGTGACGCCGAGGACGCGCTCCGCGAGGCGATCGCCCGCCGCAAGCGGATCTCCGTCCGCTCCGGCGGCCACTGCCTCGCCGACTTCACCTGCAACCCCGAGGTGGAGGTCCTCCTCGACTTCTCCGAGATGACCGGTGTCGGCTACGACGAGCGCCGCCGTGCCTTCCACGTCGAGCCCGGCGCCCACCTCATGGCCGTCTACGAGGCCCTCTACAAGGGGTGGGGCGTCACCCTGCCCGGCGGGGTCTGCCACTCCGTGGGCGCCGGCGGCCACATCAGCGGCGGCGGCTACGGCCTGCTCTCCCGCGACTTCGGCCTGGTCGTGGACCACCTGTACGCCGTCGAGGTGGTCGTCCCGGGCGCCGGCGGCCGCCCCCGTACGATCGTGGCCACCCGCGAGGCCGACGATCCGCACCGCGAGCTGTGGTGGGCCCACACCGGAGGCGGCGGCGGCAACTTCGGCCTCGTCACCCGCTACTGGTTCCGCACCCCCGGCACCGGACACGCGCCCCCGGAACGTCAGCTGCCCGTCCCGCCGGCCACGCTGCACGCCTGCGCGATCGACCTGTCCTGGGACGAGCTCACCGAGGACCGGTTCGTGCGGCTCCTGCGGAACTACGGCAGCTGGCACGAGCGCAATTCCGGTCCGGGCTCACCGGGCCGCCACCTGTCCACCCTCTTCAACGCCAACGCCCGCCGCTTCGGCTCCCTCGCCCACTACGCCCAGTCCTCCTCCCGCGCCACCCTCGACGCGTACCTCGCCGCCCTGCTGGACGGCACCGGCCTCACCCCGCGCCCCGTCGACCGGCCCAGCGGCGAACTGGCCGCCATGCCGAACCTGTTCACCCCGCGCGAGCTGCCCTGGCTGGACGCGGCCCGCATGGTCGGCTCGCCCAACCCGGTCTGGGCCAATCCGCTGGCCCGGGTCGGCCTCAAGTCCGCCTACCACAGGCGCGGCTTCACCCTGCACCAGCTGCAGGCCGCGTACCGGCACCTCTCCCGGACCGACAACCCCGACACCTCCCTGGTCCTGCTCTCCTTCGGCGGCGCCATCAACGCCCACGGCGAGGCGGACACCGCAGCCGCCCAGCGCGACTCCGTCTTCAAGGTCCTGTACCAGTCGATCTGGTCGGCCCCCCAGGACGACGAGCCGGAGACGAACCGGCTGCGCGCCTTCTACGGCGACGTCTACGCCGAGACCGGCGGCGTCCCGGCAACCGGCGGGGTCACCGACGGCTGCTACATCAACTACCCCGACACCGACCTGGCCGACCCCGCGGTCAACACCTCCGGCATCCCCTGGCACGAGCTCTTCTACAAGGGAAACTACGAGCGGCTGCGGGCGGTCAAGCGCCGCTACGACCCCCACGCGGTCCTCCGGCACAAGCTCTCGGTCGCACCGTGA